In one Sphingomonas sp. AP4-R1 genomic region, the following are encoded:
- a CDS encoding epoxide hydrolase family protein, translating to MAERFQISVPETRLVEIRDRVRTYDWSRLPDVGGWQAGVGKADLRRLADYWAERFDWRAIESRLNALPHYLTDVEGERIHFIHARGDGSKPPLLLLHGWPGSFIEFEALIGPLTEDGHDVVVPSLPGFAFSRPITGIIGPRRAGQIMHSLMGQLFGDARFIVQGGDWGAHIASWMAHMFPDALLGFHSNMVSIFAEDAEPSTPDHIDLLSRRDVIVERETGYNHEQETRPQTLGVAMADSPVGAAGWILEKFGMWADLPQRADGSPDLWARFTEEQLLTNIMLYVGPSSEVTATWIYRGKRLEKSSVFPAGTRVTVPMGIAAFPDPVFLPTPLSFAEQTYNVVHYTVMPAGGHFAAFEEPELMLADLRAFITTVT from the coding sequence ATGGCGGAGCGGTTCCAGATATCTGTGCCCGAAACACGCCTTGTGGAAATCCGGGACAGGGTCCGCACCTACGACTGGAGCCGTCTGCCCGACGTCGGCGGGTGGCAGGCAGGCGTCGGCAAGGCCGATCTGAGGCGACTAGCGGACTATTGGGCCGAGCGTTTCGACTGGCGGGCGATAGAGAGCCGCTTGAACGCGCTGCCGCATTACCTGACTGATGTGGAGGGCGAGCGCATCCACTTCATCCATGCCCGCGGAGACGGATCGAAGCCGCCGCTGCTGCTGCTTCACGGCTGGCCCGGTTCCTTCATCGAGTTCGAAGCCCTGATCGGACCGTTGACGGAAGACGGGCACGACGTGGTCGTGCCGTCATTGCCCGGCTTTGCATTCTCCAGACCGATCACGGGTATCATCGGACCTCGCAGGGCTGGGCAGATCATGCATTCGCTGATGGGCCAGTTGTTTGGCGATGCGCGCTTCATCGTGCAAGGCGGCGACTGGGGAGCCCATATCGCGAGTTGGATGGCGCACATGTTCCCCGATGCGCTGCTCGGCTTCCACAGCAACATGGTCAGCATCTTCGCAGAGGACGCCGAGCCTTCGACGCCGGACCATATCGACCTCCTATCGCGCCGTGACGTGATCGTCGAACGGGAGACGGGTTACAACCATGAGCAGGAAACGCGACCGCAGACGCTGGGCGTGGCGATGGCGGACAGTCCTGTGGGCGCTGCGGGCTGGATTCTGGAAAAATTTGGCATGTGGGCGGATCTCCCACAGCGTGCCGACGGCAGCCCGGACCTCTGGGCGCGCTTCACCGAAGAGCAACTCCTGACCAACATCATGCTCTACGTCGGCCCGTCGTCCGAGGTGACCGCGACATGGATCTATCGCGGCAAGCGGCTGGAGAAATCCAGCGTCTTCCCGGCCGGTACGCGAGTCACCGTGCCAATGGGGATAGCAGCCTTTCCCGATCCCGTGTTCCTCCCGACGCCGCTCTCGTTCGCCGAACAGACCTACAATGTCGTCCATTATACCGTGATGCCTGCGGGCGGCCATTTCGCAGCCTTCGAGGAACCGGAGCTCATGCTTGCGGATCTTCGGGCATTCATCACGACCGTGACGTGA
- a CDS encoding alpha/beta fold hydrolase: MRFANTRSLRIAYLEDGPADGWPVILSHGFPYDVHAFGQVVPTLIDAGARVIRPYCRGFGPTCFLSGDVPRSGQQAARGLDILQLTDALALDRPILGGFDWGGNASCVAAALWPERFSGLVSYAGYDVIDVAGQRAPIDPGLERICWYQHLFQTERGRAGLAADRRGIAALLWREWSPSWSFDDTAFERSAKAFDNPDFVDVVIHCYRWMLATIEGDPSLQEVEDRLAGRPAIVIPAVTLDGMRDPLKPGGTAEQSTMFVGPHEHRTVDCGHALPQEAPQAFANALLRVRALSGGKSFSC; encoded by the coding sequence GTGAGGTTCGCGAATACCAGATCGCTGCGGATCGCCTATCTGGAGGATGGACCGGCAGACGGATGGCCTGTCATCCTTTCGCATGGCTTTCCCTATGACGTGCATGCCTTCGGGCAGGTCGTGCCGACCCTGATAGATGCTGGCGCCCGCGTCATCCGTCCTTATTGCCGCGGCTTCGGCCCGACATGCTTCCTGTCCGGCGACGTGCCGCGAAGCGGACAGCAGGCCGCAAGGGGCCTCGATATCCTCCAACTGACAGATGCGCTCGCGCTCGATCGCCCGATCCTGGGCGGGTTCGACTGGGGCGGCAACGCATCCTGTGTAGCCGCCGCGCTCTGGCCTGAACGCTTTTCCGGACTCGTTTCCTATGCCGGCTACGACGTCATCGACGTGGCTGGCCAGCGTGCGCCCATCGATCCCGGTCTTGAGCGCATATGCTGGTATCAACACCTCTTCCAGACGGAACGTGGACGCGCCGGTCTGGCGGCTGACAGACGTGGGATCGCTGCCTTGCTCTGGCGCGAATGGTCGCCGTCATGGAGTTTTGACGACACCGCCTTCGAACGGTCTGCCAAGGCGTTCGACAACCCCGATTTCGTCGATGTCGTCATCCACTGCTATCGCTGGATGCTCGCCACCATAGAAGGCGATCCATCGCTGCAGGAAGTCGAGGATAGGCTCGCCGGGCGGCCAGCTATTGTCATTCCTGCCGTCACGCTCGACGGCATGCGCGATCCGCTCAAACCTGGCGGGACGGCCGAACAGTCCACGATGTTCGTGGGCCCCCACGAACACCGGACGGTGGATTGCGGTCACGCTCTGCCACAAGAGGCTCCTCAGGCATTCGCCAATGCGCTCCTGCGCGTAAGAGCGCTCTCGGGCGGCAAGTCGTTCAGCTGTTAG
- a CDS encoding DUF3175 domain-containing protein, giving the protein MPDRKWSQEVTDHSDALDLERDVFTNDDPHEIALSLKRSAERSKRRKGTPLQSAMGMLTFYINRAGDSLSKTEQHKLERAKNELRRVFGREQVA; this is encoded by the coding sequence ATGCCCGATCGCAAATGGTCCCAAGAGGTCACCGATCATTCTGACGCGCTCGATCTGGAACGAGACGTGTTCACGAATGACGATCCGCACGAGATCGCACTGTCGCTGAAGCGATCCGCAGAACGCAGCAAGCGGCGCAAGGGAACCCCACTGCAATCGGCGATGGGCATGCTCACTTTCTACATCAACCGCGCCGGCGACAGTCTGTCGAAGACGGAACAGCACAAGCTGGAGCGCGCGAAGAACGAGTTACGCCGCGTGTTCGGCAGGGAGCAGGTGGCGTGA
- a CDS encoding FAD/NAD(P)-binding protein, whose amino-acid sequence MSSRTLRPPCPSIAFVGAGPTTIYTLCALLNALAKPLEIVIYEDQPRAGLGTPYRPGWNDPAMLSNIASVEIPPIEETLIAWLERQPRARLVRLGIDPDEIDDHAFYPRVALGEYFLDQFNGLIARAREQGARVEIATYCRVTDIAAEARGLRLSVTPKIGSPSERLFDQVVIATGHQWPEEPEVRPGYFLSPWPATALQRIPATRIGIRGSSLTAIDAAVAIAVAHGSFLETDSETVDYRINPGNEALSITMMSRKGLLPEADFYHPVPYEPLAICTPEAMTRLIGGACPTLLDTAYDLFRQELARADPDYAAHIGLADLPLENFAERYFADRAAVDAFDWAVSNLAEARANHQSETTVPWRYAILRMHEVIALIVPHLDVDALDRFNRYLKPIFIDEYATVPHLSIERLLALHRAGRLSVMALGQNHRVNTHGEAPGAIVTIDDKTQHFPVFVDATGQRPLAAEKFPFQTLLDQAVVCDADQGDSKGPRGITVDAQFHPVSDNPAAVRLFCLSIPFILDRHPFIQGITSSHEMGGIVGTALAQAVADGADARTAGGAAS is encoded by the coding sequence ATGAGTTCGCGGACCCTGCGACCGCCTTGCCCGTCGATCGCGTTCGTGGGGGCAGGGCCGACCACGATCTACACGCTGTGCGCGCTCCTCAACGCACTGGCCAAGCCCCTCGAGATCGTGATCTACGAGGATCAGCCGCGCGCCGGTCTCGGCACGCCCTATCGGCCGGGCTGGAACGACCCGGCGATGCTGTCGAACATCGCCAGCGTCGAGATCCCACCCATCGAGGAGACGCTGATCGCTTGGCTCGAGCGCCAGCCCCGCGCCCGGCTCGTCAGGCTCGGCATCGATCCCGACGAGATCGACGACCATGCTTTCTATCCGCGCGTCGCGTTGGGCGAATATTTTCTCGACCAGTTCAACGGGCTGATCGCCCGCGCGCGTGAGCAGGGCGCACGCGTAGAAATCGCCACCTACTGCCGCGTTACCGATATCGCGGCGGAGGCGCGGGGATTGCGGCTGAGCGTCACCCCGAAGATCGGGTCGCCGTCTGAACGCCTGTTCGATCAGGTGGTGATCGCGACCGGCCACCAATGGCCCGAGGAGCCCGAAGTGCGGCCCGGCTATTTCCTGAGCCCGTGGCCCGCCACCGCCCTGCAACGCATCCCCGCGACCCGGATCGGCATTCGCGGCAGTTCGCTCACCGCCATAGATGCGGCCGTCGCGATCGCCGTCGCACATGGATCCTTCCTCGAGACGGATAGCGAGACGGTCGACTATCGCATCAATCCTGGCAACGAGGCGCTGTCGATCACGATGATGTCGCGCAAAGGCCTGCTTCCCGAAGCCGATTTCTATCATCCCGTACCCTACGAGCCGCTGGCGATCTGCACGCCCGAGGCCATGACGCGCCTGATCGGGGGGGCGTGCCCGACCTTGCTCGATACCGCCTACGATCTGTTCAGACAGGAGCTGGCTCGGGCCGACCCGGACTATGCTGCACATATCGGCCTCGCCGACTTGCCTCTGGAGAATTTCGCCGAACGCTACTTCGCGGATCGGGCTGCGGTCGATGCCTTTGACTGGGCGGTCAGCAATCTCGCCGAGGCCCGCGCGAACCACCAAAGCGAGACGACCGTGCCATGGCGCTATGCGATTCTGCGCATGCATGAGGTCATCGCGTTGATCGTCCCGCATCTCGATGTGGATGCGCTCGACAGGTTCAACCGCTATCTGAAACCCATCTTCATCGACGAATATGCGACCGTCCCGCATCTTTCGATCGAGCGATTGCTCGCGCTCCATCGGGCAGGCCGGCTCAGCGTCATGGCGCTGGGGCAAAACCATCGGGTCAACACGCATGGCGAGGCGCCAGGCGCCATCGTCACGATCGACGACAAGACGCAGCACTTCCCCGTTTTCGTCGACGCGACTGGACAACGCCCCCTCGCGGCAGAGAAGTTTCCGTTCCAGACGCTCCTCGATCAGGCGGTCGTCTGTGACGCCGATCAGGGCGATTCCAAGGGGCCGAGGGGCATCACGGTGGATGCACAATTCCATCCGGTTTCGGACAATCCCGCCGCCGTGCGTCTATTCTGTCTCAGCATTCCTTTCATCCTCGATCGCCATCCTTTCATTCAGGGGATTACGAGCTCGCATGAGATGGGAGGGATCGTCGGTACGGCTCTGGCGCAGGCCGTCGCGGACGGTGCGGATGCGCGAACAGCGGGGGGAGCGGCGTCATGA
- a CDS encoding SDR family oxidoreductase encodes MADPTTRYPTKPFSEQKQPWPALQRDMKPVPDCGERSYRGSGRLAGRKALVTGGDSGIGRAAVIAFAREGAAIAINYYPTEEPDAQDVARLLRAEGHKIELIPGDLTDAAFCGELVAKADTALGGLDLVVNNAAYQQSKASIAEISAEQFDRTMKTNVYAMFHISKAAIPRMKAGSCFINTASVNSVDPGEELLDYATTKGAILIFTKGLAKQLGSKGIRVNAVAPGPVWTPLQVAGGQLPGKLGEFGQDTPLGRAGQPAELASLYVALAESGTSFTTGSVFGANGGTGVI; translated from the coding sequence ATGGCCGATCCGACGACGCGTTATCCAACCAAACCCTTCTCCGAGCAGAAACAGCCCTGGCCGGCGCTCCAACGCGACATGAAGCCAGTGCCGGACTGCGGCGAGAGGAGCTATCGCGGATCGGGCCGACTGGCCGGGCGCAAGGCGCTCGTCACTGGCGGCGATTCCGGGATCGGACGTGCGGCTGTCATTGCGTTCGCGCGCGAGGGCGCCGCGATCGCGATCAACTATTATCCCACCGAAGAACCGGATGCGCAGGATGTGGCCAGGCTACTGCGGGCAGAGGGGCACAAGATCGAACTGATCCCGGGCGACCTGACCGATGCCGCGTTCTGCGGCGAGCTTGTCGCGAAGGCCGACACGGCGCTGGGCGGACTTGATCTTGTCGTCAACAATGCCGCCTACCAGCAGTCGAAGGCCTCGATCGCCGAGATCAGTGCAGAGCAGTTCGATCGCACGATGAAGACCAACGTGTATGCGATGTTCCACATCTCGAAGGCCGCCATTCCTCGGATGAAGGCGGGGAGCTGCTTCATCAACACAGCGTCGGTGAACTCGGTCGATCCCGGCGAGGAACTGCTGGATTACGCAACGACCAAGGGCGCGATCCTGATCTTCACGAAAGGCCTTGCCAAGCAGCTCGGCTCCAAGGGCATCCGTGTGAATGCGGTGGCACCGGGTCCGGTCTGGACGCCGCTGCAGGTCGCGGGCGGCCAGCTACCCGGCAAGCTCGGCGAGTTCGGCCAGGATACCCCGCTCGGCCGTGCCGGCCAGCCTGCCGAACTCGCATCTCTTTATGTCGCACTGGCAGAAAGTGGCACGAGCTTCACGACCGGCAGCGTATTCGGCGCGAATGGCGGGACCGGCGTGATCTGA
- a CDS encoding transglutaminase family protein, with product MTLEIDVRLDYWFEHPTDVLLQIEAAVIPEQVIEAAHLDISPTAHFARVASQDMIGERIWLRVEGQLLVEYRATVRIERDLEDCLHLPMVPPHQLPGETVQYLMASRYCPSDQFQPFVDAEFGGIAGGAKVIAMRNWIAGHVSYVPGASDADTTALDTFVKRQGICRDYAHLMIVLARAAGIPARIASVYALGVEPPDFHAVAEVFLGGAWHLVDATGMAKERDMAKIGIGRDAADIAFLTAFGSAEMKSQSVLVQPAR from the coding sequence ATGACGCTCGAGATCGATGTCCGTCTCGATTACTGGTTCGAGCATCCGACAGACGTGTTGCTCCAGATCGAGGCGGCGGTCATCCCAGAGCAGGTGATCGAGGCGGCACATCTCGATATCTCCCCGACCGCGCATTTTGCGCGGGTGGCGTCCCAGGATATGATCGGGGAGCGTATCTGGCTGCGCGTAGAGGGGCAGCTGCTGGTCGAGTATCGCGCGACGGTTCGTATCGAGCGCGATCTTGAAGACTGTCTTCATCTGCCGATGGTCCCGCCGCATCAGCTTCCGGGCGAGACCGTCCAATATCTGATGGCGTCGCGTTATTGCCCGTCCGACCAGTTTCAGCCCTTCGTCGACGCGGAATTCGGCGGGATCGCCGGTGGCGCTAAGGTGATCGCGATGCGGAACTGGATCGCAGGGCATGTCTCCTACGTGCCGGGTGCCAGCGACGCCGACACGACCGCGCTCGATACGTTCGTAAAGCGCCAGGGCATCTGCCGCGATTACGCGCACCTCATGATCGTGCTCGCACGCGCCGCCGGTATTCCCGCGCGGATCGCCAGCGTCTATGCGCTTGGCGTCGAACCGCCTGACTTCCATGCGGTGGCCGAGGTGTTTCTGGGTGGGGCATGGCATCTGGTCGATGCGACTGGCATGGCCAAGGAGCGCGACATGGCGAAAATCGGCATCGGCCGGGATGCGGCCGACATAGCCTTCCTCACCGCCTTCGGAAGCGCCGAAATGAAGAGCCAGTCGGTCCTGGTCCAGCCGGCCCGATGA
- the treA gene encoding alpha,alpha-trehalase TreA — protein sequence MTLVPAIGSSVSAAHVQAHECSDEGISACRRLFRAASGNDTAEAEKKGNDMRMHRSLLAALAAASALVVPIAAQQPSPQDLYGPLFVAVQTGRIFPDGKTFVDAEPKRAPDAILADYRRSPPPSADALRAFVLANFSVPGINDRSPADLRRHIRALWPSLVRQPDVIPVGSSALPMSAPYVIPGGRFREIYYWDSYFTMLGLAVDGQQSLVESMLADFTDAIERYGHIPNGMRTYYLGRAQPPFYAAMLDLSKIDDPVLAARRLAALKREHAYWMKGAACLDASGVCDRVVRMPDGSLLNRYWDDRPLPREESYAEDLATAAADASRAPETLYRDLRAGAESGWDFSSRWLTDPQNLSSIRTTDIVPVDLNSLMLLMENAIARRSAAAGDMADAARFTKLAEMRHKAIDRYLWVKTEGRFADWDRNAGKPTSRVSAATLYPLFVGAASAIQAEAVSATVRRILLAPGGLRTTPLHTGQQWDAPNGWAPLQWIAIDGLERSGQASLAHDIARRWIGTVAITYGNTGKMLEKYNIEEQTPGGGGEYPTQDGFGWTNGVTSALLDRYPALLH from the coding sequence ATGACGCTCGTTCCGGCCATCGGTTCGTCGGTGAGCGCAGCTCATGTCCAAGCGCATGAATGCTCTGACGAAGGCATATCAGCTTGTCGCCGGCTTTTTCGAGCGGCATCGGGGAATGACACTGCCGAAGCCGAGAAAAAGGGTAACGACATGAGGATGCATCGCTCTTTGCTCGCAGCGCTCGCTGCCGCGTCGGCACTCGTCGTTCCGATTGCAGCACAGCAGCCGTCGCCGCAGGATCTCTACGGGCCGTTGTTCGTCGCTGTACAAACCGGGCGCATCTTTCCGGACGGCAAGACATTTGTGGATGCGGAGCCCAAGCGCGCGCCCGACGCGATTTTGGCCGACTATCGACGTTCGCCCCCACCGTCGGCCGACGCACTGCGGGCCTTCGTGCTCGCCAATTTTTCCGTGCCAGGCATAAACGACCGAAGCCCGGCTGACCTGCGTCGTCACATCCGAGCGCTGTGGCCGAGCCTCGTGCGGCAACCCGACGTGATCCCGGTCGGAAGCTCCGCGCTGCCGATGAGCGCGCCTTATGTGATCCCTGGCGGGCGCTTCCGTGAAATCTATTACTGGGACAGCTATTTCACGATGCTGGGTCTCGCCGTCGATGGGCAGCAGTCGCTCGTGGAATCGATGCTCGCCGATTTTACGGACGCGATCGAACGCTACGGCCACATTCCCAACGGCATGCGGACCTATTATCTCGGTCGCGCACAGCCTCCCTTCTATGCGGCGATGCTGGACCTTTCAAAAATTGATGACCCGGTGCTCGCTGCCCGGCGCTTGGCCGCTCTGAAGCGCGAACATGCCTATTGGATGAAAGGTGCGGCCTGTCTCGATGCGAGCGGGGTCTGCGACCGCGTCGTCCGCATGCCCGATGGAAGCCTGTTGAACCGCTATTGGGATGATCGCCCCCTGCCCCGTGAGGAATCTTATGCTGAGGATCTTGCGACCGCCGCAGCAGATGCATCCAGAGCCCCTGAAACGCTTTATCGTGACCTACGCGCAGGCGCTGAGAGCGGTTGGGATTTCAGCAGCCGCTGGTTGACCGATCCGCAAAATCTTTCCTCCATCCGGACCACGGACATTGTCCCTGTGGACCTGAACAGTCTTATGCTCCTCATGGAAAACGCGATCGCCCGGCGGAGCGCTGCTGCCGGGGACATGGCTGACGCGGCCCGTTTCACGAAGCTCGCCGAGATGCGGCACAAGGCGATTGATCGCTATCTTTGGGTCAAAACCGAGGGCCGCTTCGCCGACTGGGACCGCAATGCGGGCAAGCCAACCTCCCGCGTCTCCGCCGCGACCCTATACCCGCTCTTCGTGGGAGCAGCCTCGGCCATCCAAGCCGAGGCGGTGAGCGCTACGGTGCGTAGGATATTGCTCGCACCTGGTGGCCTTCGCACCACGCCACTGCACACTGGGCAGCAATGGGATGCCCCCAACGGATGGGCTCCCCTGCAGTGGATCGCCATCGACGGGCTCGAAAGATCAGGCCAGGCCTCGTTGGCACATGATATCGCCCGGAGGTGGATCGGGACCGTCGCGATCACCTATGGCAATACCGGCAAGATGTTGGAGAAATACAATATCGAAGAGCAAACGCCGGGCGGCGGCGGCGAATATCCCACACAGGACGGATTTGGATGGACCAACGGCGTAACAAGCGCACTCCTCGATCGATATCCAGCCTTGTTGCACTGA
- a CDS encoding catalase: MASKDIRSAGNGGETHQHAEGEAPILTTNHGVPVSDNQNSLKAGARGPTLLEDFVLREKIFHFDHERIPERIVHARGSGAHGVFEATDDISDLSKAAVFAKGEKTEVFVRFSTVAGGAGSVDTPRDVRGFAVKFYTREGNWDLVGNNIPVFFIQDAIKFPDLVHAVKMEADRGYPQAGSAHDTFWDWASLMPETTHMLMWAMSDRTLPRSLRMMEGFGVHTFKLVNTKGKASFVKFHWKPRLGIQSTIWDEALKLQAADNDYHRRDLFEAIDTGAFPQWDLGIQVFDQAFADAQPYDVLDATKLIPEDDVPVRLIGTLTLNRNVDNFFAETEQVAFLPSNIVPGIDFSNDPLLQGRLFSYLDTQKSRLGSTNFHQIPINTPRCPFGNFQRDGMMQTMVPKGRANYEPNSLAAHGEEGGPRESPTQGFATTDAPSGPDEQGEKLRIRAETFADHYSQARLFYRSQSESEQAHIASSFVFELSKVGLLDQVPPRMVANLRNVDEDLAARVAAGLGIPLPKKAPPAKEPVDMAPSDALSIHKNMKATLEGRSVGILIADGTDAAELASLVSSVEKAKGKPVIVAPKVGGTKLSDGSQMKADGQLAGSPSQIFDAVAIILSEEGCEAMLKEGAAAEFVMNAFGHLKAIGASEAAQPLLEKAGVVPDAGVTMLDGAFLKAAGQRFYEREPSLRTLA; encoded by the coding sequence TTGGCTAGCAAGGACATCCGGAGCGCCGGCAACGGCGGCGAGACCCACCAGCACGCCGAGGGTGAGGCACCGATCCTGACCACGAACCACGGCGTTCCGGTCAGCGACAACCAGAACAGTCTGAAGGCCGGCGCACGCGGGCCGACCCTGCTGGAGGATTTCGTCCTCCGCGAGAAGATCTTCCACTTTGACCATGAGCGCATCCCCGAGCGGATTGTCCATGCGCGCGGCTCCGGCGCCCACGGCGTGTTCGAGGCGACCGACGACATCTCCGATCTGTCGAAGGCGGCGGTTTTCGCCAAGGGCGAGAAGACTGAGGTGTTCGTCCGCTTCTCCACTGTCGCCGGAGGAGCAGGCTCCGTGGACACACCGCGCGATGTCCGCGGCTTTGCGGTCAAATTCTACACCCGCGAAGGCAATTGGGATCTGGTCGGCAACAACATCCCGGTCTTCTTCATCCAGGACGCGATCAAGTTCCCCGATCTCGTCCACGCCGTGAAGATGGAGGCCGATCGCGGCTATCCGCAGGCGGGCAGCGCGCACGACACTTTCTGGGACTGGGCTTCGCTGATGCCCGAGACCACCCACATGCTGATGTGGGCGATGTCGGACCGGACCCTGCCGCGCTCGCTGCGCATGATGGAAGGCTTCGGCGTCCATACCTTCAAGCTGGTCAACACCAAGGGCAAAGCCAGCTTCGTCAAATTCCACTGGAAGCCGCGCCTCGGCATCCAGTCGACGATCTGGGACGAGGCGCTCAAGCTGCAGGCCGCCGACAACGACTATCACCGCCGCGACCTGTTCGAGGCGATCGACACCGGCGCTTTCCCGCAGTGGGATCTGGGCATCCAGGTCTTCGATCAGGCGTTCGCCGACGCGCAGCCCTATGATGTGCTGGACGCGACCAAACTGATCCCCGAGGACGACGTGCCCGTCCGCCTGATCGGCACGTTGACGCTGAACCGCAACGTCGACAATTTCTTTGCCGAAACCGAGCAGGTCGCCTTCCTGCCAAGTAACATCGTGCCCGGCATCGACTTCTCGAACGACCCGCTGCTGCAAGGCCGGCTGTTCAGCTATCTCGACACCCAGAAGTCGCGCCTCGGCTCGACCAACTTCCACCAGATCCCGATCAACACGCCCCGTTGCCCGTTCGGCAATTTCCAGCGCGACGGGATGATGCAGACGATGGTCCCCAAAGGCCGCGCCAATTACGAGCCCAACAGCCTCGCTGCGCATGGCGAGGAAGGCGGTCCGCGTGAGAGCCCCACGCAGGGCTTCGCCACGACCGACGCTCCCTCCGGTCCCGACGAACAGGGCGAGAAGTTGCGGATCCGCGCGGAAACGTTTGCCGATCATTATAGTCAGGCACGGCTCTTCTATCGCTCGCAGAGCGAGAGCGAGCAGGCGCATATCGCCTCCTCCTTCGTGTTCGAACTGTCGAAGGTCGGCCTGCTCGATCAGGTGCCGCCGCGTATGGTGGCGAACCTACGTAACGTCGATGAGGATCTCGCTGCGCGTGTCGCCGCTGGTCTCGGCATCCCGCTGCCGAAGAAGGCGCCGCCCGCCAAGGAGCCGGTCGACATGGCGCCTTCGGACGCGCTGTCGATCCACAAGAACATGAAGGCGACGCTGGAAGGCCGTTCGGTCGGCATCCTGATCGCGGACGGCACCGATGCCGCCGAACTGGCGTCGCTCGTCTCCTCCGTCGAGAAAGCGAAGGGCAAGCCGGTGATCGTGGCGCCCAAGGTCGGTGGCACGAAGCTGTCCGACGGGTCGCAGATGAAGGCAGACGGACAGCTGGCAGGTTCGCCGAGCCAGATCTTTGATGCTGTCGCGATCATTCTGTCCGAGGAAGGATGCGAGGCCATGCTGAAGGAAGGCGCCGCTGCCGAATTCGTGATGAACGCCTTCGGACATCTCAAGGCGATCGGCGCGAGCGAAGCTGCCCAGCCCTTGCTCGAGAAAGCGGGAGTGGTTCCGGACGCCGGCGTCACCATGCTCGACGGCGCATTCCTGAAGGCGGCCGGGCAGCGCTTCTACGAGCGTGAGCCTTCGCTGCGGACCCTCGCATGA
- a CDS encoding DUF1543 domain-containing protein has translation MKLFAIYIGGEHPSANIEIHDVRFVVASSIKETHDRLRDDWWGTPGTLHIDCWAEIDHVDGYDVALKPERSTGREKLWFVNLGGYDGKGFAEQHKNMFVVAASAAEAKAAALRTIEGWTDAHRDDLFEAEKAFALDGMLGERLHIHLTPRQDARPPRFTCRYTPLK, from the coding sequence ATGAAGCTGTTCGCAATCTACATCGGCGGCGAGCATCCGAGCGCCAACATAGAGATACACGACGTGCGCTTCGTCGTGGCGTCGTCGATCAAGGAAACCCATGATCGATTGCGCGATGACTGGTGGGGAACGCCGGGCACGCTTCATATCGATTGCTGGGCCGAAATCGATCATGTCGACGGCTATGATGTGGCGTTAAAGCCCGAGCGATCGACGGGGCGAGAGAAACTTTGGTTCGTCAATCTCGGCGGGTATGACGGCAAGGGTTTCGCGGAGCAGCACAAGAACATGTTCGTGGTCGCAGCATCGGCGGCGGAGGCGAAGGCGGCGGCCTTGCGAACAATCGAGGGCTGGACCGACGCGCATCGGGATGATCTGTTCGAGGCCGAGAAGGCATTCGCGCTCGACGGAATGTTGGGCGAGCGCCTGCACATCCATCTGACGCCCCGCCAGGACGCTCGGCCACCGCGGTTCACCTGCCGCTACACCCCGCTCAAATGA